In a single window of the Stigmatopora nigra isolate UIUO_SnigA chromosome 7, RoL_Snig_1.1, whole genome shotgun sequence genome:
- the id4 gene encoding DNA-binding protein inhibitor ID-4, with the protein MKAVPPVPPQDSFSHSSSTSKLSLHHHLTKQSLTAARSRMEEDDRHCLQYDMNDCYIRLKRLVPTIPQDKKVSKVEILQHVIDYILDLQLALETHPSLHKQPPQRTGPCVLPLASNPARTPLTVINIDHHQLTSIVKKPEDTILCR; encoded by the exons ATGAAGGCTGTCCCACCCGTGCCCCCACAGGACTCTTTTTCTCACTCATCCTCCACTAGCAAGCTCTCTCTCCACCACCATCTGACCAAGCAGAGCCTCACCGCCGCCCGTTCCAGGATGGAAGAAGACGACCGGCACTGTCTGCAGTACGACATGAACGACTGTTACATCCGACTGAAGCGCCTAGTGCCCACCATCCCACAGGATAAGAAAGTCAGCAAGGTGGAAATCCTCCAGCACGTTATTGACTATATTTTGGACCTCCAGTTGGCCCTGGAGACGCACCCTTCCCTCCACAAACAACCGCCTCAGCGAACCGGACCGTGCGTTCTTCCTCTTGCGTCTAACCCGGCCCGAACGCCCCTCACGGTGATCAACATTGACCACCATCAG ttgacGTCAATTGTCAAAAAGCCAGAGGATACAATTTTATGCCGCTGA